A region of Maribacter algicola DNA encodes the following proteins:
- a CDS encoding nuclear transport factor 2 family protein, with translation MKLRLHFKVARGLVFITLLGLTSLTSAQGPNKNVSEIEKTVAELYSAMVDKDKEVLEQLTSEKLTYGHSSGSLENKSQYVNGVLNGAFQFSSITPKDQTVSVTGKVGVVRHIFEAQGTNNGKPADVRIGCLLIFKKEGRWKLLARQAYKL, from the coding sequence ATGAAGTTGAGATTACATTTCAAGGTTGCCCGTGGACTAGTATTTATTACACTTTTGGGCCTTACTTCTTTAACATCGGCGCAGGGCCCAAATAAGAATGTTTCGGAAATTGAAAAAACAGTTGCGGAATTATATTCGGCCATGGTGGACAAGGATAAAGAAGTTCTGGAGCAATTGACCTCGGAAAAATTGACATATGGCCATTCCAGCGGCTCTTTGGAGAACAAATCTCAATATGTAAACGGGGTACTCAATGGTGCCTTTCAGTTTTCTTCCATTACCCCAAAGGACCAGACCGTTTCGGTAACCGGTAAAGTAGGCGTGGTTCGGCATATTTTTGAAGCCCAAGGAACCAATAATGGTAAACCAGCCGATGTAAGGATTGGCTGTCTATTGATATTTAAAAAAGAAGGCCGATGGAAGCTATTGGCAAGACAGGCTTATAAATTATAA